Proteins found in one Deltaproteobacteria bacterium genomic segment:
- a CDS encoding ISNCY family transposase: MGALVVGTKDQLRIQTVAKVSKGMMKSKEALVLLDVSERTLRRWLRSYEAQGIAFISHGNKGKTPKNKKPKELLQQIMNFVEAELYDFNMLHALEKIESRFNLKLNRETFRTWCHLRGMVKQAHKRRGKPRFRRNRYSQAGFMLQLDGSPHRWFNNEESCLIVAIDDATNKVMGGEFFKTETMFGCFKVLSDIFIVNGLPSVIYVDRAGMYGGQKRTHFSQLVRALEELNIQIIYANSPECKGRVERLNRTLQDRLIPEMRLVGVTG; encoded by the coding sequence ATGGGAGCACTAGTGGTTGGAACTAAGGATCAGTTACGAATTCAGACTGTAGCAAAGGTTTCTAAAGGGATGATGAAATCTAAAGAAGCGCTTGTACTTTTAGATGTGAGTGAGCGCACACTACGGCGATGGCTTAGAAGCTATGAGGCTCAAGGCATTGCGTTCATCAGTCATGGCAATAAAGGAAAAACTCCGAAGAATAAAAAACCTAAAGAATTACTTCAACAAATTATGAATTTTGTTGAAGCCGAGCTTTATGATTTTAATATGCTCCATGCCCTGGAGAAAATTGAATCCAGATTTAATCTAAAACTTAATCGAGAAACTTTCCGCACGTGGTGCCACCTAAGAGGTATGGTTAAACAAGCTCACAAGCGCAGAGGTAAACCTCGCTTTCGCCGCAATCGCTATAGCCAAGCGGGTTTCATGCTTCAGCTTGATGGCAGCCCTCATCGCTGGTTTAATAACGAAGAATCCTGTTTGATAGTGGCTATTGATGATGCCACGAACAAAGTCATGGGTGGAGAATTTTTTAAAACAGAAACCATGTTTGGTTGTTTCAAGGTCTTAAGCGATATTTTCATCGTAAACGGCCTTCCTAGCGTTATTTACGTGGATCGTGCCGGAATGTATGGGGGACAGAAAAGAACCCACTTCTCGCAACTTGTAAGAGCTTTAGAAGAGCTCAATATACAAATCATCTATGCCAACTCTCCTGAATGTAAGGGCCGGGTTGAGCGTCTTAATCGCACCCTTCAGGATCGACTAATCCCAGAAATGAGACTGGTCGGCGTTACGGGCTAG